The Cryptomeria japonica chromosome 9, Sugi_1.0, whole genome shotgun sequence DNA segment ATTTTGTTACATTCTCAAGGCATCCATTCTTATCCTTTTCAAATCTATTAGAGGATTTGATTGAGGCAAGCCTCCATGTGCCATGACACCGCCCTATGAAAGACACCATTTTATTAAAGTATGGTCTACAAAAGAGTAGTAGAAAACATCCCAACCATATAGGATGTGAATGCAACAATATAATGAAGCCCACAATCATTGTCTCTATCACACTTGACCGAACACTACTGTGTGGATCTATTTTTCAAACATAGTTTGAGAAAAACGAATAGAAACAAGAATCCAAAGCCATGGTTTCTCCCCCTAATCCCAACCAAGCATCAAAATCTTCATAAAACATCATATAGGGTATGCCCCTCTCACCCTTCTTCCCTTGCCCTTGTTTTTATTGTTTCCTCTCCTATTCTTAGTCTAAATAAAATGAAATTAATGTTTAGACGTTTAGCATGTTTACACTCATGTTAAACATTAAACTAAGAATTACAagatagaaaattagaaattattcTTTTATCCTTTTATAGATAGTATGTTTTAGTATAGTGAAATATTATTCGCCTAGATCATATTTGATCCATTTAAGTAGATTCAAAGTAGTTGAATAAACCAAAAACATGATCATATTCAAATGAGTGCATTCCTTTCACGAAGAATGGTTTAAAAACAAACTTCTTGTCTCCCCTAAATGTTCACTAGTTAGCAAGCAAGCCACAATAGAAACATAGATTATTAGCTGttcaaatttatattgtttttgccaTTACTAAATTATAGAGAGACCTAGAAACAGAATGACAGTACGATGCAAGAGATGAAGGCACGTAGAGGCAATGGAAATGGACTTTTATTATATatagataggaaaatatttatcTAATAGCAGAATTGGACTTCTATTATTTATAGATAAGAAAATATTTATGCATCCATTGAAGCTAATGCATAAGTAAATAACCCTTCCCAACGCTAAAGGTCTTCACTGGTTCAGCCTTCTTTCATTGACCTGGATTATAAGCAATAGATTACTTTAGCTCAATATGAGCATCTAACCTTTTTTGATAGGAAGGTCTAGTGTTTAAAATGAAAGGATTTGCTGGAGTGGACCGTTTTTGGAATTTCAAATTGCTTTAGTTGATATACCATGATAACTTGCATTCTTTAGTCATTAGGATTTCTAAGATACATTACAATAGCACGCAGTGCAAGTCCGGGCCTTATTACTCATGCAGACAATAATAGCATATAATAATGTGTAAGTCTAATAATGATCTAATATGTGGTTCTAGTTGGCACTCAGTCATTCCTTCTGAATGGAAAGTCCCTGAACTAAAAATATGAATTCTTATTTCACTCTTGAAATTTGTAACCAAGTCTATCTTCAAATTGCTTCTTAAGCACATATAATTGTCTATAGTACAGCCTGCTTATCTATCGTGCACTACATTTGATAAAACTTATGGGCTTCGAATAAAATGGTGTATTCAATTATAAGGGATAGTTTGATGTAACTGTACCTTCTTGCTTAACATTATAATTTTGGACTTTTTAGAACTTCAGCCAATCATCTAAAACAAGAAAACCAAACAAATCCTAAGACTTGATATTGCATATGAAAATAATTaggcatttaaaattaaaaaatgaaaaataggcAAAAAAAAAATATGGCACAACAATACTCTGATCATCTGAGCAAGCTTCAAATTGAATAATCATCTGCGTTTTTTCTTGAAATCTCCAGGACCAATCAAATTAGAACTGCTCTCATTCATTTCTTCTGACAACTTGTTTGCAATCTCCACTTTACCAGCCTTTCTGAGGGTACTTATGAGAGACCTATAAACATAAACTGATGCCCTGCAACCCCTTTTTTTCATGTCAATAAATAATCTCATTGCTTCATCAACCTGACCTATACGGCCAAACCTATCAATTAGTGCAGTGTATATGCGCAAATTAGGTTCAAAACCTCTTGCAATCATCTCTTTCAAAACTATCAAACATAAATCTAATCTACCCAACCTACAAAAATTATTTATCAATGTGTTGTAAGTAATGATATCTGGATCGTGTCCCAATTCCTTCATAGATAAAAATTCATGATAGGTTATGTCTCCGTGGCCTGACTTGCCAAGGACATCAATAATAGTGTTATAGGTGACCTGGTCTggtttgtgtttgcagtgtttcaTATATTCAAAGAGTGCAACAGCCGTCTCCAATTGCCCTGTTCCAGCAAATGCATATATTAGTCTGTTCAAAACTGTTGCATTGCAAAGGAAGCTATCCTCTGCCAACTCCATGCAAAATTTGTAGGCTACTTCCTTGTCTGCCACCTTTGCTAATGCCTTCGATAACGCAAAATAGGATGCAGAATCAGAAGATCCATTAGCTAACAAATCCTTGAAGATTTGGCATGCAAGCTTAAAATCACTAGCTTTGCCGACAGCAATCAAAAGAGAACTGTAAACTGCCAAGTCAGGAACAACACCTCTGTTCCTCAATTCTCTCAATAAAAAGAAAGCAGAAAATAACTTGTTAACTTTgataaaattttcaataagaacTAGAGTGATCTTCGTGCTTGCAGATAAATTGTTTTCAAAATCAGGAATCAGTTGGCCCAAAGCATCCGGAACCTCTTTCTCTTCTTTAACTAAGAAATCAGCAAGCACAGACAGAGTTGCATCATCTGGTATTTTTCCTAAATTGTGCATCTCATCAATTGCCCTGTGCAGTTCCACCACAAATGGACAGGACACTATAAGGCTCTGCATAAAGAATTTGAAATCAAAACCACTATGAGTGCAGATTTTCAATTAAAATGAAGATAATATTATTCTAATTTTAAAAAGATCAGATGCTTTCACCAAGACCATGTTTCTCTTATATATACTCAGCTAGCAAACTTGGAAACAATTGTGAATCATAATCTATTAATCTCCCTTTGGGTGTAAAGTCTGTATAGCATTCATCTAATCCATTGCAACTCTGGAAAAAAAATGTCATACATGTCTTTGAAAGGAATTTAGGCTGAACAGCGTTCATATAAAAGAAAAATGCATTtccaaagaaaaaaaatcaaaattatttcaagCACTGCTTAATGTCTGTTGACGTATTCTAGGAATCACAATGCAATTTCAGCAATAATCAGCAAGGATCAAACCTAGAAATTGGTAACCTAGGCATTACTAAGGGTGACAAAAACAAATGTTTACCTATATTGGAAGAGACCCAAAAGGAAACACACTTATCCCCTTCTCTATAACAGGAACCTAGGGAGAACATGCACCTCATTAAGTCGTTGCAGCTATAATGCTTCAATTTTCAGACCCAGCACAAAGCTCCAACCCCTAGGGCCAGTAACTGCAATAGAAAATAATGTGaaaacaatgaggaaattgaataaTGTAGTCATGGTTGCAGAGTTACTCAATAGAGCAACATTTCtagaataaaataaagaaatatgaTTTAAAGAACGTCACTAATAAGTGAATAGAGCAGCAAATCATTTACTATGGTGAAACCAACCAGGAGGGCAAGAAAGGTAGAAACACATTGTTTGCAGAACATCAGTCTGCAAAGGAGAATAAGCATTCCTCATTGACCTTTCCATAGTCCATACCCCATACAGCATTAAAAGATCCATTGATGGACAATAAGGATGGAGACAAAACAAAGACCAGGAAGCTACATGGACCACCTATCTAAAGGTATAAGGCTCTCTGTAAGAAATGTATTCATCAAGGCACCAAACAAGATCATGTGGAAAATCTTATTGTAAATGGTAGCCATATTTGAAGTCCAAGGGAGCCAATACATGGGATAGAATTGAAGGTACAAAATAAAAGGAAACATACAAAAGTCCACAAGAAAGTGTTACCTCCCCTGCAGTAGACTTGACCATAGAATAGAATTAATGTGCAAATGAGTCCAAGGCCAGTGAcacaaaaataaaaagaataagATCGCTTAGATTGGCTAAAGAAGCCCATAGAGTTATTAATGGCTACTACAGAAGACCAGAAGGGTAAACATGTTCAGATATTGCTAGACGCTTAAAATCTGAAGTTAGAGCTATACTACTCGATAAATAAGACACCAAAATGTTGAGAAGTCATGGTAATGAGTTGATTCATAGGAGTACATGCTCTTCAAAAAAGAATGTCTGTTTACAAAGAGTTAAAATCATCTTTCACAGGCAAGGCAGTAAGATGTTTACCTGTCTTTGACCATCCAGTTATTATTATCCTTTTTTATGATTTGCACAAATCCTTGTGTTTGCAAAAAGTGGAGAAAGGCCAAGCAATGCTAAGCTTCTTTGCACAGAAAACCTTTTTAGACTATTTTCTCACATGTTTAAAAGAATGTGGGCTTGGGTGTTGCCAAGCTATGTCAAGAAGGATTCTCAAGAGTGCATGTGGACTTGAGAGTATTAAAATAATGTAATGTTTCTCTAAGAGTCATCTTAGTTAGTTTAGGTAGTTTCTAATTTTGTTGGCTTCTGTTTACGTTTGTCTAGTTTAAAAACATTGTAATATAATTGCCTATATATGTAAACTCTGTTTTCATTATTAGATATACAATTACCATTACATGGCATTAGAGAGGGTCGATGGGGTTTTATAAATTTTGgcaaaaattttaataaaaattggTGCCTCTTACCTACAATTTTTTTTCCAGAATTTTTAatcgtttttttataaaaaaacgtCTCTGATTTTTTAGGCTTTTTAGTGCAAAAAGCAgaggacttttttttttttcaatttcgaGGGTTTTTTAACCCATTTTTCATCTGTGTTTTCTTTCTCTGGTTTCCGCGTTTTGGCACCCACGACCTCTGTGCTTCCGCGTTATTCCTCCACACGAAGGTTTTTCCAGCAAGGTTTGTTCGGGTTTTAGCCCATATTTTGTTGTTTGAGCCGGTCTTCTCAATGTTTTCTCTACCTAGCAGCCGCAATTTTTCTAGGTCGTGGCTTTCTGGTCTTCTTGGCAGCGTGTTTTGTGTTTTTTGGCCCACATTTTGTCGTTTCGGTGCGAATGGAGGACTGTATTTTGGTTGTGCTCGTGTCTGGTTTGTGTGAGCCCACGATTTGTTTGCTGCCTTTGTTCAAAGGTTTGGTGGTTGTTTTTTTCCAAGCACGGATCGGTTTCGCATGGTTTCTTTGCAGCTAGGGTTTTCCAGTTTTCCTCAAAATCGATGGTTGCTGCAATTTTGACCTAGGGTTTCTCGATCTCTGTACTTGCTCGTGAAGGATCGTGGTCATGGGTTTTTATAATGTTTTCCTCAAAAATTATATCTAGGTTTTGCCTGATTTTCTCCTAAAAATCATGgctgttttttcatttttttgcacgATTTATTCACACAAAAATCATGGGATCTTTCTCTACAAAAGGGTTTTCtggttttttccacaaaaaatcatgactTATGTTTTAGTGTCTGGGTTTTTATCagtttttctcctcaaaaatcgtgTTTGGTTTGTGGACTTGAGACTTGAGAGTTCTTCAACTTAAGCTCACTTTTAGAAGCTTACGGAGACCAAAAACCTCCATATTGGGGaggtatgatttcaaaaatcaGCTCTAAATATGCTCAACCGTTGGGGTCTTGTCACTCAACCTTGTTGAGCTGTCAATTAGGACCCAAGAAAGTGAATTCGTCAAAATACCAGTGAAAAGAGGCTATGCTGATGGTTTGAGCAGTGATAAATTTGGACATCTTCATAAAATCTTTGGTCAAAGTTGCAGAGCTCAAATGACCCTGAAAAGTTACTTTGGTGAAATTGCCACTTGTAGCAAAGTGGCAAAAGGCATGTTCACCCTGGCAAACTCAGAGGCAACCGAAAAACTTATTCTGATGCAAACAGTGAATGGAATACAAAGAGTATGAGAGTTTATTCTTTCATTTGGTTGATTGGCTTTCAATCTTTGCAAGGTTGAAAGGCTAAGGAAGCTTATATGTTGCATTTCCACACTGGGAAGTGATTGGCTCTAGTTGTATGGTGGCTGTAGTCCATCTTCAAGGCTGATACAAGTGTGCATTTAAGTCTAAGTGAGGTGAGTGTGTATTGGAGGTGTGATAGAAGCTCCAGAATTGTTGTGTGAGCTCATTAATGTTCTACATCTATTATCAATTTTTGTGATAGTGTAACAAAGCATATTTGTTCTCTAGAGCTGGAATTTTTCACAGTACGTTGGATTTTCTCTGGGGCAAATCATGTCCAATTTGTTGCGAGTTCCTATTTATTATTTCCACATATTGAGAAGATTTTTGTGTTTCCTTGATTTGTACGTCATTAATAGTGAGACATCCACTGTTACATGGCTTAGAGAGCATATTAAGGGTTTTGTTGAGTTCTTTTGTAACTTTTTTTAAAGAGCAGAGGGAGAAATCTGCTCCCTGTTAAGGAtaggatcatatatatatatatatatatatatacacgaaaacacagtgtgtatgtgtgtgtgtataaacaactctaaagttttttaaaaaacatCAATTAAGAACACTAAAAGAACAAACAAATGCCCCTATGGCCCCATAGGGCCAGGTGGGCCTACACAAGATCCATCACTGCCAAGACTGACCAGGTTACCATTAACTTGAGGTCAACAAGCATCCTATGGGCCAAACTGTCCATGAGAGTGAAAGGGATTTGCAACTCCTTGCCCccatttgtttattatatttttccattattttaatatattttaaaagttAAAACACTAGGCATTaattattactatttttttataTCATCATtaaatttgattatatatataggCCTGTTAATGGGCCAACTCGGGATAATCCAGGTTCCAGTCTGATGGAAGTTGATTGGGTGAAGCCTGAGATTGGATGCGTTAAGGTTAATTTCGATGGGGCTTCGAAAGGTAATCCAGGGCCATCAGGTGCAGGGTATGTTGCAAGAGATACGAATGGGAATATCATAGCATTAGGGGCTAATAAACTTGATGAAGGCAAAAATAATGAAACCGAGTGTCAAGCAGCTCTTTTGGCTGTTAAATTGGCACAAAAATTGGTTGTTGAGCAACTTCATTTAGAGAGTGATTCTCTGATCGTCGTGAATGCAATCATCAAAAGTGAGACTGTGGCATGGAggcttaataaatttatatttttttagaaatcttttagtatcttttaaaaaatttaaagttttccACACCCCAAGGAGTGGAAACATCATGGCGGATGTGTTGTCGAAGCATGCAACTCTTATTAATGATGGGCAGAAGGACAGATGGTGGGAGGATTGTCGAGATCCCAATCTTGAGCTTTAAGGTGATCGTACGCTGCCATTCGGGATTCATTTATGGCAAGTAATGAGCAATTATGACAGAGGAGGTGACGGGGCTTTAAATTGCTCTCCCTGCCATTTCATTCCTTGCGGCACATTTTTCAAGACTGGGAAGGCAAGAGTGGTGATGAGTGGCGCTGAATTTGTGGGGATTGAGGCAAGTTTCACTTTGATTACTACAAAGCAGCAACTAGCATTTTTAGGCCAGGTAACAGAGAAAAGTTTCCGCACCATTTTTAAGTTTGAAGAGGCCATATTTGTGCAgatcatagttgaaaaactcggactcggcaaaccaaaaatttggacttggactcggactcgtgaaagactcgtgaaagactcggcaaggactcggcaaaaaaaaaaaccgtagttttacaaagaaacataaagaaattaatgcatttagagaacataagagccataattgaaacattacacatgtcacatactcatagtttcaaactttcaactctaaaatgtataataccaagatttcttcaatgctaattatgcttttatatggagcctaatcagactcggaggttaaattttccctacttccatcggcgcaatttccccttatatttttcgacgggggtttgggggcaacgcccccaagttggggtcaaggggcatcgtcgaaggatcctgaaatttgactaagtctggaaaattgaagaatcctccaaaaactagattttgcattataactcctggaggtccgaaaccactctcaaacatcctgacagtatatatggaatataacttaaagtctggaatgtcatcctgatcttcaaatgccctgaaatttggctaagtttggaatgtcttcctgatcctgaaatctgactaagtctggaaaattgaagaatcctccacaaactagattttgcattataactcctggaggtccgaaaccattctcaaacatcctgacagtatatatggaatataacttaaagtaaatacttaaatgttatattccatatatgaatcctgacggagagaccaaattttttcacatgttaaactcaattttaaagcttgcatgacattttttctgggtcgcgcgagtccatctgaaagactcgcgagtccatgcaaaagactcgcgcgagtccttgcaaaagactcgcgagtcttttgcatggactcgccaggactcgcctcgcgagtccttggcgagtggctcccatggactcgcgagtccgtggcgagtccacgagttttaaaactatggtgCAGATTTTAGATATTTTGTTGGGTGAAGAGTTTATGAGGGCCGAAAGTTGGTACCGAACCAATGTCGACATTGCCTCTTTGGTAATGGCATGGGGTTTGGAATTAAGCGGTAAGGAGGAAGTGATTTGGGTGATGGGGAAGTGTGTCAAGGAGGATGGGCACTATGGCATGAAATCTCTGATGGCTATGGCCAAACCAGGGTCAGTTTTCTGGCTCGTGATGGGGAGTGGTTGAAGGTGGGGGAGCTCGAGCCACCAATTCAGCCTTTTATTCACTGGAGCGCCATGTCAAATGAAGAAGAATGGAGAGCAGAAGCTCAGATTGGTTGGAGCGTGCTTAAGGAATTCCTACATGAGAAAGAGGCGGAGCTAACTCCTGGTCGAGTGGCAGCACAGAGTGACAGTAAGAGGCGTTTGGTCTTTGACCCCAACGACTATTGAGTCAACGACCATTTGGgcctgaagaagaaaaagaaataattgTGTTTTAATGCTTCAGTTTTTGTGAAGTCTAGTGTTTTCCCTACTTTTT contains these protein-coding regions:
- the LOC131031966 gene encoding pentatricopeptide repeat-containing protein At1g11900 isoform X1; its protein translation is MVKCGAVFKKISRHFSGLSMCIVFSKLSMKCLPDDPRHAWFFPSNSIDLRYSRFCNKCQSDDEELQHNGKNLHRSLIVSCPFVVELHRAIDEMHNLGKIPDDATLSVLADFLVKEEKEVPDALGQLIPDFENNLSASTKITLVLIENFIKVNKLFSAFFLLRELRNRGVVPDLAVYSSLLIAVGKASDFKLACQIFKDLLANGSSDSASYFALSKALAKVADKEVAYKFCMELAEDSFLCNATVLNRLIYAFAGTGQLETAVALFEYMKHCKHKPDQVTYNTIIDVLGKSGHGDITYHEFLSMKELGHDPDIITYNTLINNFCRLGRLDLCLIVLKEMIARGFEPNLRIYTALIDRFGRIGQVDEAMRLFIDMKKRGCRASVYVYRSLISTLRKAGKVEIANKLSEEMNESSSNLIGPGDFKKKRR
- the LOC131031966 gene encoding pentatricopeptide repeat-containing protein At1g11900 isoform X2; protein product: MTLDMPGFFLRTPSICVIQGSVINVKVMTRSCSTMAKIYTGAIDEMHNLGKIPDDATLSVLADFLVKEEKEVPDALGQLIPDFENNLSASTKITLVLIENFIKVNKLFSAFFLLRELRNRGVVPDLAVYSSLLIAVGKASDFKLACQIFKDLLANGSSDSASYFALSKALAKVADKEVAYKFCMELAEDSFLCNATVLNRLIYAFAGTGQLETAVALFEYMKHCKHKPDQVTYNTIIDVLGKSGHGDITYHEFLSMKELGHDPDIITYNTLINNFCRLGRLDLCLIVLKEMIARGFEPNLRIYTALIDRFGRIGQVDEAMRLFIDMKKRGCRASVYVYRSLISTLRKAGKVEIANKLSEEMNESSSNLIGPGDFKKKRR